Within Quercus lobata isolate SW786 chromosome 5, ValleyOak3.0 Primary Assembly, whole genome shotgun sequence, the genomic segment TGGGTCTGTTCCTGatttagggtttcagattttgttCAAGTGTGAACTTATTGTGTGAAAGTTAAATCCAGGAATCGTGTTATGTTGAGATGTCTTCATCAAGTGGTAATTTCTCGGGTTCATGTGGACATATGTGCAATGAGCAGACTTGTGTTTTGAGAACAAGTTTGAGTTTGCACAATTTTGGGAGGAGGTTCTTGGGTTGTAGCCGTTATAAGGTTGGTCCTAAGTgtcctttctttgtttggattcaTAACCCAACCTGTCCTCGTGGGAATGAAGCTGCACCTTTGGCTCTAGAGAAGATGTCTAGGCTTCAGACTGCTCTCCAACTTGCAAATGAGAGGGAAAGGACAGCTCTGGAAACGGCAGAAGAAGCTACGCAAATGGCAGAAAAGGCTCTTGAAGAGGAAGCCAAAGccaaggagagggagagaaaggctCGAGCTGTCTGTCCAAAAGCTAAGGAAAAAGCCATTCTTGCTGAAGAGAAGCAAAGAATGTGGAAGTCTGCATGCATTTTGTCATGgatcttttttgttattgttatgttgttgtgttttggcTCAATTGAGTTCTCTGGAGTGAAGAGACCTAGATTGTTGCCCCTGAAGTAGTTAATTGGTTAGTAGAGATAGTTATGGCAATGATGTTAATGAATTTGCATTGTAATAGCACTAGCCTACTGATGTAATGTTTTGATGTgtcaatgaatgaagaattgTCAATTCTTGAGTATTTTGTGCATATCCTAACAACCATTCAATGGAAGAAGTAATGGTCAATTATCAATTTGGCTGTgcataccataacaaccattccaCAATAAAAACTTCCCATACActctattagaaaaatatactttgacacaatttgtagtagcaataaataaactttcataTAATTTGGTTGTGCATACCAttccacaataaaaataatatacttggacacaatttgtggtagcaataaataaacttccatATAATCTAGTTTGGACAAATATTGTTCCATACAAACTGTAATATCACAACTTCCATATAACAACCTGGAGTGTATTGTaccttaattacaaaaaagcacATTCCAAGGCCAGCAGTGAttgttttttacactaattagtaattacaaaaaagcaCATTCCAAGGCCAGCAGTGACtgttttttacactaattgaTAATTACAAAAGGCCAACAGTggtcttcacaaaaaaaaaaaaaccaaaaaggccCACATGTTCCCACTAGCTTTACTCCCAATGCTGGCATGCGTACCCACTAACTTCATTCATTTCTTGCCTTTACTCTTTCCTCTTTCCACCCACTGGATTCATTTTTGGTGGCCTTTGTGCAGCAAGCTGTCCTCTAGTCCTCACACCACCAGTGCTCCCACTTGCATGTGAaggctacaaaataaaaaatagatccacttgttaaaaaatatcCCAAGCTACACAACCATCCAGGACTAAGTTACCTGTGAAGAACTTGGTAAGGTATCCCAGGTCTCCCTAGGTGTGTGAAACTCTGTTTGTGAGGAAGAGAACCATCCTGCTCTCTTGTGAGATGGCCTAGGTTGATTTCCTTGCTGTGAGGATGAAGGCTGAGTGGCAGACATCATGTTGTAGGTCTGGGTAGGCTGCTGGGATGGTGGCTGAGGTGCAGATCTAGGTGCAGGCACCCCTTCCCTTGCCTGCAACAAAACCCAGTTTCAATACAGTGTGTATTGTAAGTTTAAAAAcccagtttttttatttttttgtaggtCTGTAAGTTCAATACAGTGTCTATTCAATACAGTGTTTTTTGCCATTTACTTAcagctttttctctttgaagtcTCTGTCTCCTCTGCCATGGTGTCTCCCCAGTGATGCCAGCCTTGCACCCTCTTGAGTTATGCCCTTCCTTTTTGCATTTCCCACATCTTACAGGTCTGTTCTGTCTACTTGCTTTGTAAGGGTTCCTAGGCTCATCAGAAGCCCTCTTTCTTTGCTTGGGTGGTCTGCCTGGTGGTTTGTATATGTGAGGTGTCAGGGGAGCAGGCTGTCCAGTCTCAACCCATTCTGACTGGCCAGGCATGGGAGGAAGTACCTCCTTGTATATCTCcatgtaagtttctttgaaGTAGCATGGGTGGGTATAGTCTTCTGGTGTCTCAATGTTTGTATAAATGGCTGTTATGGCATGTTTGCAAGGAATGCCATTTAAATCCCAAGACCTACAGCTACATGTCTTCTTCACCAAATCAACTACATGCCTCTCATACTGACTGCCTACCTCATAAAGGAAACTACCAGCTGGGGTAGCACTAAATGCCTTACTTTCAACCTTCAATTTCTCCAACCTATCTTGTATGCTTGGACACAACTTTCCAGCATACTTCTGTATCCCTTCCCTTTTTGTGTAAAGTCTAGTCATAAGTCTAACCCTAATCCACTCCAACATTGCCAAGATAGGCTTGTCCCTAGACTTCAATATCATTGCATTAAAAGACTCACTCAAATTATTTACCAAACAATCTGTTAAGGCCCTAGGAGTGAAGTGTGACCTTGTCCACTGTGCAGGTGCAATGTT encodes:
- the LOC115988765 gene encoding uncharacterized protein LOC115988765 encodes the protein MEIYKEVLPPMPGQSEWVETGQPAPLTPHIYKPPGRPPKQRKRASDEPRNPYKASRQNRPVRCGKCKKEGHNSRGCKAGITGETPWQRRQRLQREKAAREGVPAPRSAPQPPSQQPTQTYNMMSATQPSSSQQGNQPRPSHKRAGWFSSSQTEFHTPRETWDTLPSSSQVT